Proteins encoded together in one Streptomyces rubradiris window:
- a CDS encoding sulfite exporter TauE/SafE family protein, with amino-acid sequence MTAQTLTVLALTVAVAAFVQGSSGLGFALIVAPVAGMLDPHLVPVFVLASMIPLNLYVAWRERASLDLRGAGWITGARLAATPAGLAVLWMIPERGLGVFVGVSTVLAAVVSLAAPAFTPGRAAYVGAGAVTGLTETATGVGGPPLALVYQHRPPAELRSTVAACFLVGEVASLALLFGTGKAQATELGQAALLLPAIAAGAWLSRLVHHRLDARRMRLFVLVFALVSGLVLMLGV; translated from the coding sequence GTGACGGCACAGACACTGACGGTCCTCGCCCTCACGGTGGCCGTGGCCGCGTTCGTCCAGGGCAGCAGCGGGCTCGGCTTCGCGCTGATCGTCGCACCGGTGGCCGGGATGCTCGATCCCCACCTGGTCCCGGTCTTCGTCCTGGCGTCGATGATCCCGCTGAACCTGTACGTCGCCTGGCGCGAGAGGGCGTCGCTCGATCTGCGCGGCGCGGGCTGGATCACCGGGGCGCGGCTCGCCGCCACCCCGGCCGGGCTGGCGGTGCTCTGGATGATCCCGGAACGCGGCCTCGGGGTGTTCGTGGGCGTCTCCACCGTGCTCGCGGCCGTCGTGAGCCTGGCCGCGCCCGCGTTCACCCCCGGCCGGGCCGCCTACGTCGGAGCGGGCGCGGTGACCGGGCTGACGGAGACCGCGACCGGTGTCGGCGGGCCTCCGCTCGCGCTGGTCTACCAGCACCGGCCACCCGCCGAACTGCGCTCCACCGTCGCCGCGTGCTTCCTCGTCGGCGAAGTCGCCTCCCTGGCACTGCTGTTCGGCACCGGGAAGGCACAGGCGACGGAACTCGGCCAGGCCGCCCTCCTGCTGCCGGCGATCGCCGCCGGCGCGTGGCTCAGCCGGCTGGTGCACCACCGGCTCGACGCACGCAGGATGCGCCTGTTCGTCCTGGTCTTCGCACTGGTCTCCGGGCTCGTCCTGATGCTCGGGGTCTGA
- a CDS encoding amidohydrolase family protein, with translation MNQPERELLTAPGPLLLVPDVVLLPEGPVDGLAVVIDDGRFQAVGPADELERTHPRSRAVRLPGRLLMPGFVDAHHHLTQSFGAALAFGEPSEIFRRVWVPLEGALDEEAAYTAAKLAALEALRGGFTTVADAGTRAGVDVDVVASAARDAGIRCVLGLVCNDADDASGDGGATAGDPAVLRGAEKHLARYAGDPLVHASLAVSIPEAATERTLRATARLAAESGAVVQIHVNEHLAGVERSLVRHGLRPLEHLHRIGALGPQLLAAHAALLTPHELTLLADTGTAVSYNPVASAWKGNAVAPATTMAERGIRFGLGTDGTRGDGFRLADAAEFAQRLAYGLSTGDSSCGAGWTWLETATRGGADAVGLGARTGTIAQGLAADFLLVDIGTPELALSWDLPWELVRRGNRDQITAVFVAGRLRMWHGRPADWDGAALVRRAAELARATVGKADITRVHRTSAAARALHRSRERVTAR, from the coding sequence ATGAACCAGCCCGAGCGTGAACTCCTCACCGCCCCCGGCCCGCTCCTCCTCGTACCGGACGTGGTACTGCTGCCCGAAGGCCCCGTCGACGGCCTTGCCGTCGTCATCGACGACGGCCGCTTCCAGGCCGTCGGACCGGCGGACGAACTGGAGCGCACCCATCCGCGGTCGCGGGCCGTGCGACTGCCCGGCCGGCTCCTGATGCCCGGTTTCGTCGACGCCCACCACCACCTCACCCAGAGCTTCGGCGCCGCGCTCGCCTTCGGGGAACCCTCGGAGATCTTCCGCCGGGTGTGGGTGCCGCTCGAGGGCGCGCTGGACGAGGAGGCGGCCTACACCGCGGCCAAGCTGGCGGCCCTCGAAGCACTGCGCGGGGGCTTCACCACCGTCGCCGACGCCGGCACCCGCGCCGGTGTGGACGTCGACGTGGTCGCGTCGGCCGCGCGGGACGCCGGGATTCGCTGCGTACTGGGGCTCGTCTGCAACGACGCGGACGACGCGAGCGGTGACGGCGGTGCCACGGCGGGCGACCCGGCCGTGCTGCGCGGCGCGGAGAAGCACCTCGCCCGATACGCCGGCGATCCGCTCGTCCACGCCTCCCTCGCCGTCTCCATCCCCGAGGCGGCCACCGAACGCACCCTGCGCGCCACCGCCCGCCTGGCCGCCGAGTCCGGCGCCGTCGTACAGATCCATGTGAACGAGCACCTGGCCGGCGTGGAACGCTCTCTGGTACGGCACGGACTGCGGCCCCTGGAACACCTGCACCGTATCGGCGCGCTCGGTCCCCAGCTGCTCGCCGCGCACGCCGCGCTCCTCACCCCGCACGAGCTGACCCTCCTCGCCGACACGGGCACCGCCGTCAGCTACAACCCCGTCGCCAGCGCGTGGAAGGGCAACGCGGTCGCGCCCGCGACCACCATGGCCGAGCGCGGCATCCGCTTCGGCCTCGGCACCGACGGCACCCGCGGCGACGGCTTCCGGCTCGCGGACGCCGCCGAGTTCGCCCAGCGGCTGGCGTACGGGCTGAGCACCGGCGACTCCTCCTGCGGCGCCGGCTGGACATGGCTGGAGACCGCCACCCGCGGTGGTGCCGACGCCGTCGGCCTCGGTGCCCGCACCGGCACCATCGCCCAGGGCCTCGCGGCGGACTTCCTCCTCGTCGACATCGGGACCCCGGAGCTTGCCCTCTCCTGGGACCTGCCCTGGGAGCTGGTGCGGCGCGGCAACCGGGACCAGATCACGGCCGTGTTCGTCGCCGGCCGGCTGCGCATGTGGCACGGCCGGCCGGCCGACTGGGACGGGGCCGCGCTGGTGCGGCGCGCCGCCGAACTGGCCCGTGCCACCGTCGGCAAGGCGGACATCACCCGGGTGCACCGCACCTCCGCCGCGGCACGGGCACTGCACCGGTCCCGGGAGCGGGTGACGGCGCGGTGA
- a CDS encoding uracil-xanthine permease family protein: protein MAATPISAIFLMSATLRLGSELTVDLLSAAFVLSGIGSLIQSLGPWKVGPRLPFMMLPGGAPLILFLAIAEQHGLPTATGSVILTALFSFVVLPVFTRLLKFFPALVIGTMIVIVGVNLVKVGAVLVTGQPGTPGFADPVNLGLGMATIGFTVVFYLLFTGILRQLAVMLGLLAGTALAAVTGAIHAGGAGGELVSLPRLTPFGSPVFHLLAALPLMLYSLASMAEATGQTVINAEAVGKKIDRRTDVPKTVRGDALTSLLGAFFGLPLMVTSGENIGIVRVTGVRSRFVTAAAGVVLVVIGFLAPVTRAISVIPSAVVGGTAMVVFAVITVLGIQTLGRSDLDRHTSTFICAVALALGLLPILVPGVYGHFPPNVRILLESGVAVGAFVAAVLNILFHHIRPGIAARLTVVRTEGDR, encoded by the coding sequence ATGGCCGCCACCCCCATCTCGGCGATCTTCCTGATGAGCGCCACCCTCCGGCTCGGCAGCGAGCTGACCGTCGACCTGCTCTCCGCGGCGTTCGTGCTGTCCGGCATCGGATCGCTGATCCAGTCGCTCGGACCGTGGAAGGTCGGGCCGCGGCTGCCGTTCATGATGCTGCCGGGCGGGGCGCCGCTCATCCTCTTCCTCGCGATCGCCGAACAGCACGGCCTGCCCACCGCCACCGGCTCGGTGATCCTGACGGCGTTGTTCTCCTTCGTCGTCCTGCCGGTCTTCACCCGGCTGCTCAAGTTCTTCCCCGCCCTCGTCATCGGCACCATGATCGTCATCGTCGGGGTCAACCTGGTGAAGGTCGGCGCGGTCCTCGTCACCGGACAACCCGGCACGCCCGGCTTCGCCGACCCCGTCAACCTCGGACTCGGCATGGCGACGATCGGCTTCACCGTCGTCTTCTACCTGCTCTTCACCGGCATCCTGCGTCAGCTCGCCGTGATGCTCGGCCTGCTCGCCGGTACCGCGCTCGCCGCCGTGACCGGCGCGATCCACGCGGGCGGTGCCGGCGGCGAGCTGGTCAGCCTGCCGCGGCTGACGCCCTTCGGCTCACCCGTGTTCCATCTCCTCGCCGCGCTGCCGCTGATGCTCTACAGCCTGGCCTCCATGGCAGAGGCCACCGGCCAGACCGTCATCAACGCCGAGGCCGTCGGCAAGAAGATCGACCGCCGCACCGACGTGCCGAAGACCGTCCGGGGCGACGCGCTCACCTCGCTCCTCGGCGCGTTCTTCGGCCTGCCGCTCATGGTCACCAGCGGGGAGAACATCGGCATCGTCCGCGTCACCGGCGTCCGCAGCCGGTTCGTCACCGCCGCGGCCGGCGTCGTCCTCGTCGTCATCGGCTTCCTCGCCCCCGTCACCCGCGCGATCAGCGTGATCCCGTCCGCGGTCGTCGGCGGCACCGCCATGGTCGTCTTCGCCGTCATCACCGTGCTCGGCATCCAGACGCTCGGCCGCTCCGACCTCGACCGGCACACCAGCACCTTCATCTGCGCGGTCGCCCTGGCGCTGGGGCTGCTGCCGATCCTCGTGCCCGGCGTGTACGGCCACTTCCCGCCGAACGTCCGCATCCTCCTGGAAAGCGGCGTCGCCGTCGGCGCGTTCGTCGCAGCGGTCCTCAACATCCTCTTCCACCACATCAGGCCGGGCATCGCCGCCCGCCTGACCGTCGTACGCACAGAAGGCGACCGATGA
- a CDS encoding L-threonylcarbamoyladenylate synthase, with the protein MKATTSDIEKAAEVLRAGGLVALPTETVYGLGANAEDPAAVSRIFQVKGRPPTHPLIVHIGGAEHLDAWVEEVPATARLLAEHFWPGPLTLVLRRGRRVPLEATGGLETVAVRVPDHPVALALLAAFGGGVTAPSANRFGSVSPTTAHHVRAELGDAIDFVLDGGACEVGVESTIVDATGEIPSILRPGGVTREELEAVLGHPVAVPTTSHVRVPGQHPSHYAPRARVVLVEPEKVVAEAEQAQELGHQVGVLLPPSLAGTSVKTHVVETVPDSMAAYARGLYGLLRDLDQRGCDLIVASLPAEEGLGLAIANRLRRAAGPRS; encoded by the coding sequence GTGAAGGCAACAACCAGTGACATCGAGAAGGCGGCCGAGGTGCTGCGCGCCGGGGGCCTGGTGGCGCTCCCGACCGAGACCGTCTACGGTCTGGGCGCCAACGCCGAGGACCCCGCCGCCGTCTCGCGCATCTTCCAGGTCAAGGGGCGCCCGCCCACCCACCCGCTGATCGTCCACATCGGTGGCGCGGAGCATCTGGACGCGTGGGTCGAAGAGGTGCCCGCGACGGCGCGCCTGCTTGCCGAGCACTTCTGGCCGGGCCCCCTCACGCTGGTCCTGCGGCGCGGCCGGCGGGTGCCCCTGGAAGCGACCGGCGGCCTGGAGACGGTGGCCGTGCGCGTGCCCGACCATCCCGTGGCACTCGCGCTGCTGGCGGCCTTCGGCGGCGGTGTCACGGCTCCGTCCGCCAACCGCTTCGGCTCGGTCAGCCCCACCACGGCGCACCACGTCCGCGCGGAGCTCGGTGATGCCATCGACTTCGTGCTGGACGGCGGCGCCTGCGAGGTCGGTGTCGAGTCGACCATCGTCGACGCCACGGGCGAGATCCCGAGCATCCTCCGGCCCGGCGGGGTGACCCGCGAGGAACTCGAAGCGGTGCTGGGGCACCCGGTCGCCGTCCCCACCACGAGCCATGTCCGGGTGCCGGGCCAGCACCCGTCCCACTACGCGCCCCGTGCGCGGGTCGTCCTGGTCGAGCCGGAGAAGGTCGTCGCCGAGGCGGAGCAGGCCCAGGAGCTGGGACATCAGGTGGGTGTCCTGCTTCCGCCCTCGCTCGCCGGCACCTCGGTGAAGACGCACGTCGTGGAGACCGTCCCCGATTCGATGGCCGCCTACGCGCGCGGGCTGTACGGGCTGCTGCGCGACCTCGACCAGCGGGGCTGCGACCTCATCGTGGCGTCCCTGCCGGCGGAGGAGGGACTGGGGCTCGCGATCGCCAACCGGCTGCGCCGCGCCGCGGGACCCCGTTCCTGA
- the cynS gene encoding cyanase: MVHAQFDPAARQALAVKAVEAKTRKNLSWEQIAEASGLSVAFTTAAVLGQHALPEGPAEAVAELLDLDAEAVMLLQTIPTRGSIPGSVPTDPTIYRFYEMLQVYGTTLKALVHEQFGDGIISAINFKLDVKKVADPEGGERAVITLDGKYLPTKPF; the protein is encoded by the coding sequence ATGGTGCACGCCCAGTTCGACCCCGCCGCCCGTCAGGCCCTCGCCGTGAAGGCGGTCGAGGCCAAGACGCGCAAGAACCTGTCCTGGGAGCAGATCGCCGAGGCCTCGGGTCTGTCGGTGGCCTTCACCACCGCCGCCGTGCTCGGCCAGCACGCCCTGCCGGAAGGGCCGGCCGAGGCCGTCGCCGAGCTGCTGGACCTGGACGCGGAAGCGGTGATGCTCCTGCAGACCATTCCCACCCGCGGCTCCATCCCCGGCTCCGTCCCCACCGACCCGACGATCTACCGCTTCTACGAAATGCTCCAGGTCTACGGCACCACCCTGAAGGCACTCGTGCACGAGCAGTTCGGTGACGGCATCATCTCCGCGATCAACTTCAAGCTGGATGTGAAGAAGGTCGCCGACCCCGAGGGCGGCGAGCGCGCGGTGATCACCCTGGACGGCAAGTACCTGCCGACCAAGCCCTTCTGA
- a CDS encoding carbonic anhydrase: MHDLAEGVARFQRDVFPAKEGLFARLAGQHSPHTLFISCSDARVVPELITGSEPGELFVVRTAGNLVPAHGPCPDGVAASVEYAVAVLGVRDVVVCGHSACGAMTALARCHDLSGTQAIAGWLRHADASRARAARGGDVDALVRHNVLAQLANLATHPSVARALAERTLTPHGWVYDIPTGRVEVLTPTGDPAALAS, encoded by the coding sequence GTGCATGATCTCGCCGAGGGCGTCGCGCGGTTCCAGCGGGACGTCTTCCCGGCCAAGGAGGGCCTCTTCGCCCGCTTGGCCGGACAGCACAGCCCGCACACCCTGTTCATCAGCTGTTCGGACGCCCGTGTCGTCCCGGAGCTGATCACCGGCAGTGAGCCGGGCGAGCTGTTCGTCGTCCGCACCGCCGGCAACCTCGTGCCCGCCCACGGCCCCTGCCCGGACGGGGTCGCGGCGAGCGTCGAGTACGCCGTCGCGGTCCTGGGCGTGCGGGACGTCGTGGTGTGCGGCCATTCGGCGTGCGGCGCGATGACCGCCCTGGCCCGGTGCCACGACCTGTCCGGCACCCAGGCGATCGCCGGCTGGCTGCGGCACGCCGACGCCTCCCGGGCCCGTGCCGCCCGGGGCGGCGACGTCGACGCGCTGGTACGGCACAACGTGCTCGCGCAACTGGCCAACCTGGCCACCCACCCCTCGGTCGCCCGCGCCCTGGCGGAGCGGACGCTCACCCCGCACGGCTGGGTCTACGACATCCCCACCGGCCGCGTCGAGGTCCTCACCCCCACCGGCGACCCGGCCGCCCTGGCGTCCTGA
- the cynR gene encoding transcriptional regulator CynR, with protein sequence MALELRHLRYLIAVAENGTFTRAAEELHISQPTLSQQIKQLERMLGAQLLDRTGRTVRLTDAGEAYVHHARRALRDLAAAERAVHDVRDLSRGHLRLAVTPTFTAYLTGPLAAELHSRHPGITLTLREMAQDRIEAGLLADDIDLGIAFTGTHLPGITATELFTESLTLVTSARQPADGHRALPVEHLARMQLALLTGDFATRTHIDDYFAQHGISPRTAVEANSIQALTAIVQRTTLATVLPDAIAHDHPHLTLVPLDPPLPVRTVALLTRTDAYQSAAARAFTGLTHDLVRARG encoded by the coding sequence ATGGCCCTGGAACTGCGCCACCTGCGCTATCTGATCGCCGTGGCGGAGAACGGCACCTTCACCCGCGCCGCCGAAGAGCTGCACATCTCCCAGCCCACCCTCTCCCAGCAGATCAAGCAGCTCGAACGGATGCTGGGGGCGCAACTGCTGGACCGGACCGGCCGTACCGTGCGCCTCACGGACGCCGGCGAGGCGTACGTCCACCACGCCCGCCGCGCCCTGCGCGACCTCGCCGCCGCCGAGCGCGCCGTCCACGACGTGCGGGACCTCAGCCGCGGTCATCTGCGCCTCGCCGTCACCCCCACCTTCACCGCCTACCTCACCGGCCCGCTCGCCGCCGAGCTCCACAGCCGCCACCCCGGCATCACCCTGACCCTGCGGGAGATGGCCCAGGACCGCATCGAGGCCGGCCTGCTCGCCGACGACATCGACCTCGGCATCGCCTTCACCGGAACGCACCTGCCCGGCATCACCGCCACCGAGCTGTTCACCGAGTCCCTCACCTTGGTCACCAGCGCCCGCCAGCCCGCCGACGGCCACCGCGCACTGCCCGTGGAACACCTCGCCCGGATGCAACTGGCCCTGCTCACCGGCGACTTCGCCACCCGCACCCACATCGACGACTACTTCGCCCAGCACGGCATCAGCCCCCGCACGGCGGTGGAGGCGAACTCCATCCAGGCCCTCACGGCGATCGTCCAGCGCACCACGCTGGCCACCGTCCTGCCCGACGCCATCGCCCACGACCACCCCCATCTCACCCTCGTCCCCCTCGACCCGCCCCTGCCGGTGCGCACCGTCGCGCTCCTCACCCGCACCGACGCCTACCAGAGCGCCGCCGCCCGCGCCTTCACCGGCCTCACCCACGACCTCGTCCGCGCGCGGGGGTGA
- a CDS encoding EF-hand domain-containing protein: MPTTEANDRVRLVFSLFDADGNGVLEADDFELMGTRVTAAVPEAGDNAKSRLLDAFRGYWRTLVRELDADGDGRVSPEEFTAIVLDPERFDATVDEFADALATIGDPDGDGFVERAHFTALMTAIGFQRPNIDALFDAFQPVDGVRVPVATWADGIRDYYRPEKAGIPGDHLTAGTTR, encoded by the coding sequence ATGCCCACCACCGAGGCGAACGACCGCGTCCGGCTCGTCTTCTCCCTGTTCGACGCCGACGGCAACGGCGTCCTGGAAGCTGACGACTTCGAGCTGATGGGCACGCGGGTCACCGCGGCGGTGCCCGAGGCCGGCGACAACGCGAAGAGCAGGCTGCTCGACGCCTTCCGCGGCTACTGGCGGACACTCGTCCGGGAGCTGGACGCCGACGGTGACGGGCGGGTCAGCCCCGAGGAGTTCACCGCGATCGTGCTCGACCCGGAGCGGTTCGACGCCACGGTCGACGAGTTCGCCGACGCCCTCGCCACCATCGGCGACCCGGACGGCGACGGCTTCGTCGAGCGCGCGCACTTCACCGCCCTGATGACGGCCATCGGATTCCAGCGCCCCAACATCGACGCCCTGTTCGACGCCTTCCAGCCCGTCGACGGCGTCCGCGTCCCCGTGGCCACCTGGGCGGACGGCATCAGGGACTACTACCGTCCGGAGAAGGCCGGCATCCCCGGTGACCACCTCACCGCGGGCACCACCCGATGA
- a CDS encoding isocitrate/isopropylmalate family dehydrogenase: MNLPQVAPAGRESGTERPVVGLAVGRGTGPEVADVFERVLGSLTAGHPHGVAIERSPRLYHSYQSLRAERDVARIQALTAEDADHYERFCRTVAARGTRAVFRTAVNAQSLYLVRQRLRCVKVDLLTGAGRSLLLVRDQAQGFYTGVNRHAHGEVTRTMTFSREITEAVVTYALRRARREWPDGPPDRIVMAYKFHLLDGALDTWVAELADRLGIRVDLFQPDTVNRNLITHGLPDRTLVVAGNEWADIMHVMLLDRFGSDRQESRCTENVCLDPGLSGLVEYQTVHGSADDLAGRDLVNPVATIRAAALVAERHAGCGGAVRATEQALRALDERGVRTPDLGGRHSTSAVVDALLALLDTSRTGGAQKDDALAGGS; encoded by the coding sequence ATGAACCTCCCCCAAGTCGCCCCGGCCGGACGGGAGTCGGGCACGGAGCGACCCGTCGTCGGACTGGCGGTGGGCCGGGGCACCGGGCCCGAGGTCGCGGACGTCTTCGAGCGGGTGCTCGGCTCGTTGACCGCCGGGCATCCGCACGGCGTGGCGATCGAGCGCTCCCCCCGCCTCTACCACTCGTACCAGTCGCTGCGCGCCGAACGGGACGTGGCCAGGATCCAGGCGCTGACCGCCGAGGACGCCGACCATTACGAGCGGTTCTGCCGCACCGTGGCCGCCCGTGGCACCCGGGCGGTCTTCCGTACGGCCGTCAACGCCCAGTCGCTCTACCTCGTCCGGCAGCGGCTGCGCTGTGTGAAGGTCGATCTCCTCACCGGCGCCGGTCGCTCGCTGCTGCTGGTGCGCGACCAGGCCCAGGGGTTCTACACCGGGGTCAACCGGCACGCGCACGGCGAGGTCACCCGCACCATGACCTTCAGCCGTGAGATCACCGAGGCCGTGGTCACGTACGCCCTGCGCCGGGCCCGGCGCGAGTGGCCGGACGGTCCCCCGGACCGCATCGTCATGGCCTACAAGTTCCACCTGCTGGACGGCGCCCTGGACACCTGGGTGGCCGAACTCGCGGACCGGCTCGGCATACGCGTCGACCTGTTCCAGCCGGACACGGTCAACCGCAATCTGATCACCCACGGGCTGCCCGACCGCACGCTGGTCGTCGCCGGGAACGAGTGGGCCGACATCATGCACGTCATGCTGCTCGACCGGTTCGGCAGCGACCGGCAGGAGAGCCGCTGCACCGAGAACGTCTGCCTCGATCCCGGGCTGTCCGGCCTGGTCGAGTACCAGACGGTCCACGGGTCCGCCGACGACCTCGCCGGCCGGGACCTCGTCAACCCGGTGGCCACGATCCGCGCCGCGGCGCTCGTCGCGGAGCGCCACGCCGGGTGCGGCGGGGCGGTACGGGCCACCGAGCAGGCCCTGCGCGCCCTGGACGAGCGGGGTGTGCGCACCCCGGACCTCGGCGGGCGGCACTCCACCAGTGCCGTGGTCGACGCCCTGCTCGCCCTGCTCGACACCTCGCGGACCGGCGGGGCCCAGAAGGACGACGCCCTGGCCGGCGGGTCATGA
- a CDS encoding cysteine hydrolase family protein: MTGAEPDRTALVVVDLQNDFCAGPAALARFGEDVAVLERAAAGCVRAVARARERGVEVLFVRFVGDPEHQGPGWRLRDRTLGKRPKCLEGSWGARFHAVVPAPGERVFTKRACFDAFLSDGFEEYLRARGVSHVVLAGLYADVCVDTTARTAFQKGFHVTVLTDCTAALHLPYDAVLGFMRLVYGARTTTADDPRAWTAPVYRAEEETCVRPPD; encoded by the coding sequence ATGACCGGCGCGGAACCGGACAGGACGGCCCTGGTGGTCGTGGACCTGCAGAACGACTTCTGCGCCGGCCCGGCGGCCCTGGCCCGCTTCGGCGAGGACGTGGCCGTGCTGGAACGGGCCGCCGCCGGCTGTGTCCGGGCGGTGGCCCGGGCGCGCGAGCGCGGCGTGGAGGTGCTCTTCGTACGCTTCGTCGGCGACCCCGAACACCAGGGGCCCGGCTGGCGGTTGCGGGACCGTACGCTCGGCAAGCGGCCCAAGTGCCTGGAGGGTTCATGGGGTGCGCGGTTCCACGCCGTCGTCCCGGCCCCGGGCGAGCGGGTGTTCACCAAGCGCGCCTGCTTCGACGCCTTCCTGTCCGACGGCTTCGAGGAGTACCTCCGCGCGCGGGGCGTGAGCCATGTGGTCCTCGCCGGGCTGTACGCGGACGTGTGCGTGGACACCACGGCCCGCACGGCGTTCCAGAAGGGCTTCCACGTCACCGTCCTGACGGACTGCACGGCCGCGCTGCACCTGCCGTACGACGCCGTGCTGGGGTTCATGCGGCTCGTCTACGGCGCCCGGACCACCACCGCGGACGACCCCCGGGCATGGACCGCGCCGGTGTACCGAGCCGAGGAGGAGACGTGCGTACGGCCGCCGGACTGA
- a CDS encoding class I SAM-dependent methyltransferase: MDRAGVPSRGGDVRTAAGLSPAVAAGVGRTALLVAAARAIETHRPDALARDPFAEHFVRAAPASAGWPVRPEQVPAGEADPLWGRLGRYFGLRTRVLDDHLLRAARQGVRQVVLLGAGLDCRAFRLDWPPGCVIHEVDTAGMLTFKQAVLDRIGAAPRAGRRVLTADLRLDWSEALLKTGFDAAAPTAWLAEGLLLYLPAAAERRLVATIDRLSAVGSSLAYEVKPGVEAPRVRASAVYAAARQRTGIDLLALFDGGTRPDTAGELTARGWTVATHTPYDFTAVHGRGPRPEPNDALAANRWCFATLPCPSSGPRP; this comes from the coding sequence ATGGACCGCGCCGGTGTACCGAGCCGAGGAGGAGACGTGCGTACGGCCGCCGGACTGAGCCCCGCTGTCGCGGCGGGTGTGGGCCGCACGGCCCTGCTGGTGGCCGCGGCCCGGGCCATCGAGACGCACCGCCCCGACGCCCTGGCCCGGGATCCGTTCGCGGAGCACTTCGTGCGCGCGGCGCCGGCCTCGGCCGGCTGGCCGGTCCGCCCGGAGCAGGTGCCCGCCGGCGAGGCCGACCCGCTGTGGGGCCGGCTCGGGCGGTACTTCGGCCTGCGCACCCGCGTCCTGGACGACCACCTGCTCCGCGCGGCGCGCCAGGGCGTCCGGCAGGTGGTCCTGCTGGGGGCGGGCCTGGACTGCCGGGCGTTCCGGCTCGACTGGCCGCCGGGCTGTGTGATCCACGAGGTGGACACGGCCGGGATGCTGACGTTCAAACAAGCGGTACTCGACCGGATCGGCGCCGCTCCCAGGGCCGGACGCCGGGTCCTTACGGCCGATCTACGGCTCGACTGGTCCGAGGCCCTGCTGAAGACGGGTTTCGACGCCGCCGCGCCCACCGCGTGGCTCGCCGAGGGGCTGTTGCTCTACCTCCCGGCGGCTGCCGAACGCCGTCTCGTGGCCACGATCGACCGGCTGAGCGCCGTGGGCAGTTCGCTGGCGTACGAGGTGAAGCCGGGCGTCGAGGCACCGCGGGTACGGGCCAGTGCCGTCTATGCCGCCGCCAGGCAGCGGACCGGCATCGACCTGCTCGCCCTGTTCGACGGCGGGACCCGTCCCGACACGGCGGGTGAACTCACCGCCCGCGGCTGGACGGTGGCCACGCACACGCCGTACGACTTCACCGCCGTACACGGCCGTGGCCCCCGCCCGGAACCGAACGACGCCCTGGCCGCCAACCGTTGGTGCTTCGCCACCCTCCCTTGCCCCTCGTCCGGCCCACGACCCTGA
- a CDS encoding LLM class flavin-dependent oxidoreductase: MNVGIGLPIGDPATLLTWARRAEAGPFSTLGLLDRLVHHNPEPLVALAVLAGATSRIRVQTEVLLAPLRDTALLAKQAATLDRMTGGRLVLGLGIGGRDDDHRVTGIDKRTRGRRLDEQMAVLRRLWSGRPYGDGAGPIGPAPARPGGPEVLFGGFQPAALERVARWGDGFLSAAEPSWAGGLFETVRAFWKEYGRNGEPRIVAQVNVALGPEETVADARAAMHAYYAFTGMADRMVAGLLTTPSGIRAAITAFTDLGADEVMLYCHGLDPDQVDRLADIL; the protein is encoded by the coding sequence ATGAACGTCGGTATCGGACTGCCCATCGGCGACCCCGCCACTCTGCTCACGTGGGCCCGGCGCGCCGAAGCCGGTCCTTTCAGCACACTCGGACTGCTCGACCGACTCGTCCACCACAACCCGGAGCCCTTGGTGGCCCTCGCCGTTCTCGCGGGCGCGACCTCCCGCATCCGGGTCCAGACCGAGGTGCTCCTCGCCCCGCTGCGGGATACGGCCCTCCTGGCCAAGCAGGCCGCCACGCTGGACCGGATGACCGGTGGTCGCCTGGTCCTCGGCCTGGGCATCGGTGGCCGGGACGACGATCACCGGGTCACGGGCATCGACAAGCGCACCCGAGGCCGGCGCCTGGACGAGCAGATGGCGGTGCTGCGCCGCCTGTGGTCGGGCCGGCCGTACGGCGACGGGGCCGGCCCGATCGGCCCCGCTCCCGCCCGCCCCGGCGGCCCCGAAGTGCTGTTTGGCGGTTTCCAGCCCGCCGCGCTGGAACGCGTCGCACGCTGGGGCGATGGTTTCCTCTCCGCGGCGGAGCCGTCCTGGGCAGGCGGCTTGTTCGAGACCGTCCGCGCGTTCTGGAAGGAGTACGGGCGCAACGGCGAACCTCGCATCGTCGCACAGGTCAATGTCGCACTCGGCCCCGAAGAGACCGTCGCCGACGCCCGGGCCGCCATGCACGCCTACTACGCCTTCACCGGCATGGCCGACCGGATGGTGGCCGGGCTGCTCACCACGCCCTCCGGAATCCGCGCCGCGATCACCGCCTTCACCGACCTGGGCGCCGACGAGGTCATGCTCTACTGCCACGGCCTCGACCCCGACCAGGTAGACCGTCTCGCCGACATCCTCTGA